The DNA window aatgttttgtttcgtttttttttgtactttacaaGATCCATGTGTTAATAACATTGtaacattttgttattttaatatGTATCTCTTACTGTGTcaatttaaaaatgcacataataATTTTCACACTAAAAGtttgtgtattatttattttctattgagataatctgttttttttctccaaggatCATTTTTCATCATTGGACATTCTGCCTATCCTCCTGGTAGGTGGAAAaatactttattattttttattattcactACTAATACTATTTATGCTATTCTATACTTACTTTATTCACAAAGTAATGACATGCACCCATCATAATATCTAAATGCCTTCTCATGCAGGGTCCTGTGACAACTACATCAATGTTACTGAATCCTATCGCAATACAGCCTTTACATCTTCTTCCTTCTCTGGCTACTCACATGATGATAATCACCTTACAAGTCAGTGGTCACGCTTTACTGGGATTGGTGGAGACAGAATAATTACAGGCTGCCAATCAGGACCTCGTGGTGGTTTTTCgttacctatttatttgtcatttggATATCCTCCTGAGAAATCTGACACGGCCACAACAGGATTGGCGTATGCTAATAATGGAGCTTGTAATAATTATGCAATAACAATGGAAGTGGTGCTCTGTCCAGGAGAATTCTACATCCATAAACCGACAGCTCACCCTGTTGGCAGTTCTGGATTTGTTACCTGTAAGAACCCACGTGCAATATGATGACTtaatttgtgatttttgttatttgatgacTTTCATGTGTTTTTTAAGACCATTCTTTGTGTAGAAATGATTCTTGTGGACCACTTGCGCAGTGTAACGCTGATGGAGGGTGCACTTGTGTAACTGGGTATGAATTACTCCCAGATCATCTGCCGACAAATATTTCCTATGGGTGTACTGGTAATTACGTGCATCCAAACACCCCCTCGCTACTTTTGAGTACAGTAAGATGCTCAGTTGACGTTCTTATACCTTTTCTACATCTCTCTAAATAGATATAGACGAGTGTACGACAAATCCAACTGTTTGCGGTCCTAATTCTGATTGTAACAACACAGTTGGAGCATACACTTGTAGCTGTCTCGTTGGATTCAATGCTGCAAACCAAAAACAGCCCCCTGGAAAAGACAATGAATGCACAGGTATTGTTCTGATTGTGTTTTAATACCAGGATGTTATGCCTTACAGGCTAAtccttttttatgtttgttttttgccacCTGAAAGATATTGATGAGTGTCTTATAAACCCATGTGGTGACGATGGGACATGCATAAATACAGCGGGAAGTTTTGAATGTCAATGCAATGAAGGTTACCAAAATGGGAATGACACCTCTCCAATTTGCCAAGGTatgttcttattattattattattgtgtggGAATTAGGGAAATTCCACCCTGATCAGACGTGTTCACATCTCTGCTTGTTTCATTGTCAGATATTGATGAATGCATGGATTCCATGCTGTGTGGTCCCCACTCTGAATGCAGCAACATACCTGGTCTTTATACCTGTGAATGCCAAGTGGGTTTCTCTCCAACTAATCCAGACCAGTCACCGGATGACCAAAACAACTGTCTTGGTAAACCTTCACTTTGTGGAAAAGCAACACTCCACTAAATTCAAGTGAAATTCACTATTCATATGCATCTCCAGACTAGGTAGTGTTTATCAACTAATCCTATAGACCAGTGCCAGGACAGTTTTTATTTGGTCCTCCCACAGTTTCTAGctattattaaaattaaacaccATACAATACAAGATCAGGTAAAGAGCACTTTAAATGGGACTTTAATTCATGGGGCAAAACCTTTAAGCACTCATTTTAGGTGAAAAAGTGATGAACATAAACTCCTcaagttgtgaaaatacaatatttcaaaatatatactTTTCAAAAAGGTGGgtattgtcatttttagggagaCCCCTGCCTACACCTTCACTATACCTAGGCCATGTCGTTACTCAGGGTTGTTTTGTTTAAGTATAATTTGGAGAAGCTGTTTTTTTCACAGATAACCAGGCAGTTTTTATGGTAACtgaaaaatgttgtcatttctGCTCCTCAGATATTGATGAGTGTAATGAAGATGCAACAGTTTGTGGTCCGGTTTCTAACTGCACAAACACGTTGGGCTCATATATTTGTACCTGCTTCAATGGATATCATCTGAATAACCCAGAAGTGATTGCAAGCGATGTCAATCCTTGCTCAGGTATGATTTATCAAATCTAGAGGCAGTGACCCTGAATATGCATTTGGCtgtatttatctttttaattatttttctttttgtctttgtgtaGATATTAATGAGTGTAGTGAGATGCCGGGTATATGTGGTTATCAAACCATTTGTACCAATGCACTTGGGACATTCTATTGTTCCTGTCCAGATAGTTTTTACCCTTCAACTGGGATTATATGGATTACTGGAGTCTCTTTTTGTAAAAGTATGTGTAAAATACACTATAATGtggtatgtatttatttaataataatttctATAATTCCACAGGCCTTCAAGATATTCTCAATGAGATACATCCTGCAGCAGTGAGTTATGTTTTAAATGGGTCATACTGTATATTCCAAGCCTAATCTTGAATGATATAAACACAGCAAAATCCAATGCATTAAATCAGATATATAGTTTAAAGTTAAATGAATTAATGTGGTTGTATTTGTTACAGGGCCAAACAAAAGAAAGAATATTTCTTGACAACATGGACCAACAACTTCTAAACAATACAGAAATCCTTTTACCAGTGCCAGTCAGTACCTATAAATTATcttctattttttaatgttgtgcctttaaaacaattttaccattataatgaattattaaaattaatataaatatacatttttataatctaGAAATgtgttgatgtatttttttgggcctttctttgtttaaaacaaaaacaaggcaTCCATATTTGTACTGTAGATAACACATTTAATCAGTGGTTTAGTTGGAAATACTTACACTAATGAACCTCATTAGAAAAGAGAAACTTCATAATGTGCTCATTCAAACAAAGAATAACATTTGTACTATGATTTCATCATAACTTTTCATGATATTGATGACTCATACTCTCTCACTGTTTTGATTCACTCTCCAGACAGTAGAAAACAGCTTTTCAGCATCTATGGTATTAGTTATACAATTATATATGCTTATCTTTTTAATGGACACACCTAAAATTGCATTAAATATGTGCTAAAGGAGGTGTCGGGTGTTGGACCACGGGTCAGGAATATCAAGGTGAGCAGTGAAGGAGATGGAGAGACGGGAAGTAAGATTCTTGCCATTTCAGACCTTCTCATAAGTGCCATGGTGTCACCAGAtcagaataaaacaaaaattattttgaacaGTTCGGCAGTAGGTAAGATATTTTCACCTGTTGTATGTAATCTTGAATGCCACATGGATTCTGTAATATTGCAGTGGAATTAATTTATTACAAATCTTGTGTGTAGTGTTTACCCTTGAGACTTTTGTGCCTGGGAGTATTAATGAAAGTGGTTCTCAGCTTTTTGTGAATGAAAACATCATGGACATTAACCTCAAAAGTCTGGCAAAAAACGACAACGGTgagaatttaaaaacaattttaaaagaatTTAAATAATTCTATGAATGTTTCATGCAATTttagggaaaatatttttttaatcatttgtgacAGTATGTCTGGATGCAAATCATGCCAGAAATTCTACTAGTGattatgaaaatgaataaaaatatatgtcaTAAATACACATTATTGATTTTCAATGTTCGTCATTGAAGAACAGTGTTTCTTCATTAGGCACTATTTGATTGTGTGGTCAAAATTCTTTATCTGTTGATTCCAGAACATAGGTTTTCATGTTTATTCTTCACCAAATAAATTATCTATACTTGAGTTGTTTGACCTGTGCTTCATTGTGGAATCCACCAGGTTCAGTTGCGGTGGCCTTTATGACGCTGACAGGTATGGAGAGTCTTCTCAGTCATCAATACTTTGAAACTGAGAACAAGACAGAGATGTACTCGGATGTTATCACTGCAGTCTTACCATCAGAGAACAGCACCAATCTCACTGAACCTGTTAACTTCACTCTTCAACACAAGAGGGTTCCATgtctcattttaaaacacctttttTACTATCCACTATACAATGTTTACTAACTTGTAGCGCACTTCCTAATCCTGATTTGATCAGATATTACCTGAATCTGGTGTGGTGACTTGTGTGTACTGGGAAGGCAAAACAGAAGAGATGGACAAAGAAGGAACTGAAACAATGAAATGGTCAGTAAATGGATGCTGGGTTGCATATTCAAATGAGAACTTCACCGTGTGTAGCTGCTCTCATCTCTCCACATTTGCCCTAATCCTTCAAATTGGCGAGGTATATCTATTTTTTGCTAACTCTAAACAAATGCGTGTATTTGTTTATTACTGACAGGGTGTTCTTTTTCTCAGCCTCCACCAGAGGATTCATTTTTAGAATGGATGAATAGAATCTGTGTCACTgttggcctttttttctttgccttgGCCATCCTCACCTTTCTGCTATGTAGCTGgaaccccaaaatcaacaatacGGCACGTTTTCATTTGTGTCTCAGCCTTTCTTTATCCCATCTCCTGCTGCTGTGGAATGACAGATATTTTGAAGATGAGGTACACCAACAACAGGTTTGGTTGCTTATCAACAACAACCAATGAGTACTCACTCTCCTAATGTTTCCACAGCTGGCTTGCACCGTCATAGCTGGTCTTCTTCACTTCTTAGTAGTTGCAAGCTTTGTGTGGATGCTGTTGGAAGCCGTGCAGCTTTACCTGCTGGTCCGTAAACTCTCCAGAGTGCAGGTGATCCAAAGAGATGGTCTTCCTAGGCTCTTGCTCTACTTAATTGGCTACGGTGTTCCGTTTGTGAATGTGGGTGTCTCTGCACTGGTGTACTCTGATGGATATGGAGCCACCAATTCAAAAGAGTGAGTCACCGAAACATCAATATGCACATGTTTTTATTAATGAGTAATATGTACAGAATTATACAGGCATATATGAGAATATGggcttgactttcagctgctGGTTGTCGCTAAACCAAAACTTCAGGTGGGCTGCATCAGGGCCCATCATTGCTGTCCTTGCAGTGAGTAGCTTATAGAGTTGATTTTTAATCATAGTCGTGGGgctcaaaataaaatagctcGAGATAAAACCGATCTTAAAATTTATGGTGACTATGCCTTTTCTGCCAGCTCAATATAATCTTGTTTTGTGCTACTTTGTGGAGTCTGAGACCTACTTTGATTGACATGAGAAGTGATGTCTCTCAATCCGCAGACACAAGGTACGTTgcattttttgctctttttttaatagtgatTAAGATTCAAAACAATCAGAGTGGTGAGTAACTGTAATAATGCATTTTTGAGACTTGATCTTGTTTTGAATCtcattaaatcattttatttgaacAGACTGTAAtctgaaaatgacaataatgacTTCATGCCTCAATATAggttgattatttttaaaattgtggcCCAGTTTGCCATATTGGGTTGTGCTTGGATTATTGGACTATACCAAAGCAACCTTTTCTTCCATGTCCTCTTCATTCTTCTCAACTCCCAGCAAGGGACCTTGCTGTACATGGTGCACTGTGTCCTCAACAAAGAGGTCAGACCCTACTAATTACTaccaataacattaaaaaaaaaatctacacaaTCCATATTTCTTATACAAATTTGCTTTATATAGGCTCACATTCAAGACAGTGTCATAGAACTCTTAAATGTAGAATTGCAACAGACTAATTCAATTACCATGCCCTGTCCAGATTAGAGAGGAGTACAAGAAATGGTTGAGATGTTTATTTAACAAGAAACAAGAAGATATGGTGAGTATACTATAtctgtatttcctttttttgtgaatgttCAGAAAttaattgagaagcactgtaATCTCTGAATGTAAAGAGCTGGTAGTGTTTCAACAATATGCCTTGCTAATGATTAGAGAACCACTGCTAGTTTTGCAGTACAATTATCTGAGGGTACATTTAAAATTAATGTGGACATTGTTCTTTCAACAGGGAGATGTACAGTCAGTGTCAGAGGATTTAGACAAGACTGACGACAATGTTAAAGACTGAAGATTTAGACTACGTAGAACACCTCATAACTGAACTGCATGTTAGTGTGAACCTCTCGTGTTCACTTCTATTcaataaaacattccaaaattGAATTATCATTTCCTTCACACTGTGAATGTAATAGACAGTAAATAACCTCAGGTGTGCcacatagaattttttttatctttctaAATATGTCAAGTTGTCTAGGGTGAAAAGCCAAAGACTTTTGCATTATTTGTTTACAAACACAACAGTGTGCCTGTCTAAAAGAAACACGCGCTTCATAATGTAAAACATGCAAGCCTCAGGTGACATTTCCCTTCTAAACTAAGAATATCTTACTTTACAAGACAAATTGAACGGACAGGCAAAGCACTATCGCGCTAAGACTGAATACATTTGCCTACAATGATGTCTGATAGAAGATAGACTTTTAATTACTTGAGTTTCACTGTACTAATCCACCAAGAAATTATTATGAGGATGTCAGCAGGCTATATGAACGCACACATAGTATTGTATGTGTGTCATTCTTGTTTGATTAAACTTCAATCATGAAAGAGACCCCATTTTGCTGTTTGTGTCTATCACAGAGTGGCTAAAGTAATTATTGCATGGCagttctgaagaaaaaaaatgtatttgctttAGTAATGGTGACTAAATTAGAATTTTCTGAGTGAATATTACATTATGTCGTGAAAATAACCatagttttaaatatttttgaggGGATTTGAATAGAAACGGAATACTACACACAACATTTTGATAGTAATGtagattttcttttatattatAATCCCAAATCCCTTGAGACAGTTTAATTTTCCTATTCAAAACCCATCAGTAAGGTTGGTGTAATTTGCACTATTTGTCGTTAGGTGTCAGACGAGAGCTGGAAAAACTAGAGTCGGTTTGATTTATTGAGCGTCTGATTCACATGTTGGTCTTAGTAGCTCTTAAACCTCGACAATAACTCTGGTAGTTTTACACACCTGTAACACATTGCTCCCGTCAGGCAACATTATCGCCCAGTATCGATTGTCAGTTGTGGCATCATCTTCTGGGACAAGTTATCATTCTTTATATTCTCTGCATTCCATATCTCATTTGTTTTTGAGAAAGCGCAAATTGATCTGACAGGTGAGTAGACTTTgcaatcaaatgatttttttgcattttagtaCTAGTGATGGTCGTTTAGACGACATCTCTATTTTGCAGTAATCCAAACAGAATGACAGAAAAATAAAGCCAAATTGTGCATGCATTAGTATATCAGGGAAACTTTGAACATATTATAAATCAGTGGCTTCTAAATCAGTCCTCAAGGCTAGTTGTAGttcctgttttttgtttgtttggttccaCCGTTACTGCTAAAACAAAGCAACACCTGACTCCAATTAACTGATTACCCTTGTtaaacaccagattggtgaaaatgtgctCTTATTTGATTGGAATGAAACCCTGTACCCATTTTTGCCCTTTGTGGAATGGTTTGGAAACCCCTGTTCTAAATGATGATGAAGAGTTTGATGCCTATTGATCCATAACAtcacattaacattttttttaaatttttatcttCACTGATCATTTACCCAACACCCTTAGCATTGGCCAATATAGATTTTTAAGGTGAGGCATCAGTGTACTTTTCCCCTTAACTCCAccaaaacaatatatatgtgtGGGAGTTGTTTGCTGTTTGTAAATGTAATTGTGTTGGTCATTTCTCTTGTGGCCAATAGATATCAGCTGAAACAATCATTAAACCATTGAAATACTATGTCGAGGACCTTACGCAGACAGAAGGACGCTGTACCATCCTCGATAATGATGTAAATGCATTAATTAAATTGATTTCTAGACTATTTCAGATCGTTTAAAGCCTACAGTGGACATTCATAAATGAAATGCATTTAACATTTTCACCAAGCTCAGAATCTGTCTG is part of the Stigmatopora argus isolate UIUO_Sarg chromosome 14, RoL_Sarg_1.0, whole genome shotgun sequence genome and encodes:
- the LOC144088285 gene encoding uncharacterized protein LOC144088285 → MPSHAGSCDNYINVTESYRNTAFTSSSFSGYSHDDNHLTSQWSRFTGIGGDRIITGCQSGPRGGFSLPIYLSFGYPPEKSDTATTGLAYANNGACNNYAITMEVVLCPGEFYIHKPTAHPVGSSGFVTYHSLCRNDSCGPLAQCNADGGCTCVTGYELLPDHLPTNISYGCTDIDECTTNPTVCGPNSDCNNTVGAYTCSCLVGFNAANQKQPPGKDNECTDIDECLINPCGDDGTCINTAGSFECQCNEGYQNGNDTSPICQDIDECMDSMLCGPHSECSNIPGLYTCECQVGFSPTNPDQSPDDQNNCLDIDECNEDATVCGPVSNCTNTLGSYICTCFNGYHLNNPEVIASDVNPCSDINECSEMPGICGYQTICTNALGTFYCSCPDSFYPSTGIIWITGVSFCKSLQDILNEIHPAAGQTKERIFLDNMDQQLLNNTEILLPVPTVENSFSASMEVSGVGPRVRNIKVSSEGDGETGSKILAISDLLISAMVSPDQNKTKIILNSSAVVFTLETFVPGSINESGSQLFVNENIMDINLKSLAKNDNGSVAVAFMTLTGMESLLSHQYFETENKTEMYSDVITAVLPSENSTNLTEPVNFTLQHKRILPESGVVTCVYWEGKTEEMDKEGTETMKWSVNGCWVAYSNENFTVCSCSHLSTFALILQIGEPPPEDSFLEWMNRICVTVGLFFFALAILTFLLCSWNPKINNTARFHLCLSLSLSHLLLLWNDRYFEDELACTVIAGLLHFLVVASFVWMLLEAVQLYLLVRKLSRVQVIQRDGLPRLLLYLIGYGVPFVNVGVSALVYSDGYGATNSKDCWLSLNQNFRWAASGPIIAVLALNIILFCATLWSLRPTLIDMRSDVSQSADTRLIIFKIVAQFAILGCAWIIGLYQSNLFFHVLFILLNSQQGTLLYMVHCVLNKEIREEYKKWLRCLFNKKQEDMGDVQSVSEDLDKTDDNVKD